TGTTTTCTGGATTAGGAGGGAATCAGGCTAGGATCGCTGACTCTACCGTCCGGAACGCAATTCCACGGCGGCCTGCTGCGGACAGCAGCAGCGGCAACAACAAGCGCGGATGGCGTAGTAAGACATCTTCTGCACAATAATCGATACGTCCCAGCCGGTCAAGCACGAACGACCGGGGCACCGACTTCATATACTTAGATGCATCAACTTTACGGTTGTTGCGGAATCATCGGCTCTACCTGCATCAGGTTGTTGAGTGTAGAGCGTTCCTGTGGCGTGAAGTCACGGTAAGCAGGGGAGTTAAGAGCGTTCTGCCGCTGCTCCGGCGGCAAACGGCGAAGGTCGCGGAAGGCCCGCGCCACCGTGCGGCGGCGTTCCATGGGTAAGGCTCCGAGTTGGCTCAAGGCTCCACGAACCTGCTGTCGCTGCTGTGGCTCCAGTTTCTCCATCGCTTCTGCCCGGTTGATGACACGCTCCCGCTGTTGCGGAGGCATGGCGTTCAACTGGCCCAGCCGCCCCATCACCCGTGCCTGGGTCTCCGGCGGAAGCTGCTTGAAGCCGGGCTCGCTGCGCAGAGCATTCTGCTGCTGTTGCGGGGTGAGATTGCGGTGCTTATCCATCCATTGGGCAAGATGTTCGCCACGGCCACCGCCGGGTGGCATTTGCCGCTGCGGTGGCGGAGGGGACGCGGGACGGCGCTGCTGAGCCAAT
This genomic window from Terriglobus albidus contains:
- a CDS encoding DUF3106 domain-containing protein, whose protein sequence is MTLLALTAAMVMPGLAQQRRPASPPPPQRQMPPGGGRGEHLAQWMDKHRNLTPQQQQNALRSEPGFKQLPPETQARVMGRLGQLNAMPPQQRERVINRAEAMEKLEPQQRQQVRGALSQLGALPMERRRTVARAFRDLRRLPPEQRQNALNSPAYRDFTPQERSTLNNLMQVEPMIPQQP